One region of Miscanthus floridulus cultivar M001 chromosome 19, ASM1932011v1, whole genome shotgun sequence genomic DNA includes:
- the LOC136529608 gene encoding heavy metal-associated isoprenylated plant protein 29-like isoform X1, producing MTIVEMHVNMDCDGCEGKVRRALEKLEGVHHVSIDRMHGKVTVTGSVSQKKALRAARRTGRLAVLWPSAYNPAYPQARAQPAAYYQYQYQYQHQQYQAKPAQAQQHQYYSSVPRAGKNSGSGVPAVASRKPVAQQYPQAKASSYNYRVHGYYDSELYGNYQEQPGEVVPAAVRNYFSDENPSACSIM from the exons ATGACG ATCGTAGAGATGCATGTGAACATGGACTGCGACGGCTGCGAGGGCAAGGTGAGGAGGGCCCTGGAAAAGCTCGAAG GAGTGCACCACGTAAGCATAGACAGGATGCACGGCAAGGTGACGGTCACGGGATCGGTGAGCCAGAAGAAGGCGCTCCGCGCGGCGCGGCGCACGGGCAGGCTCGCCGTGCTGTGGCCGTCCGCCTACAACCCGGCGTACCCCCAAGCCCGCGCGCAGCCGGCAGCCTACTACCAGTACCAGTACCAGTACCAGCACCAGCAGTACCAGGCCAAGCCCGCGCAGGCGCAGCAGCACCAGTACTACAGCAGCGTCCCGCGCGCCGGCAAGAACAGCGGCAGCGGCGTCCCGGCGGTGGCCAGCAGGAAGCCGGTGGCGCAGCAGTACCCCCAGGCCAAGGCCAGCTCCTACAACTACCGTGTCCACGGGTACTATGACTCCGAGCTTTACGGGAACTACCAGGAGCAGCCCGGCGAAGTAGTGCCAGCCGCCGTGCGGAACTACTTCAGTGACGAGAACCCGAGTGCTTGCTCGATCATGTAG
- the LOC136529608 gene encoding heavy metal-associated isoprenylated plant protein 28-like isoform X2, translating to MHGKVTVTGSVSQKKALRAARRTGRLAVLWPSAYNPAYPQARAQPAAYYQYQYQYQHQQYQAKPAQAQQHQYYSSVPRAGKNSGSGVPAVASRKPVAQQYPQAKASSYNYRVHGYYDSELYGNYQEQPGEVVPAAVRNYFSDENPSACSIM from the coding sequence ATGCACGGCAAGGTGACGGTCACGGGATCGGTGAGCCAGAAGAAGGCGCTCCGCGCGGCGCGGCGCACGGGCAGGCTCGCCGTGCTGTGGCCGTCCGCCTACAACCCGGCGTACCCCCAAGCCCGCGCGCAGCCGGCAGCCTACTACCAGTACCAGTACCAGTACCAGCACCAGCAGTACCAGGCCAAGCCCGCGCAGGCGCAGCAGCACCAGTACTACAGCAGCGTCCCGCGCGCCGGCAAGAACAGCGGCAGCGGCGTCCCGGCGGTGGCCAGCAGGAAGCCGGTGGCGCAGCAGTACCCCCAGGCCAAGGCCAGCTCCTACAACTACCGTGTCCACGGGTACTATGACTCCGAGCTTTACGGGAACTACCAGGAGCAGCCCGGCGAAGTAGTGCCAGCCGCCGTGCGGAACTACTTCAGTGACGAGAACCCGAGTGCTTGCTCGATCATGTAG